The sequence CTCTCTGAATCACGCCAGAACGGCTCACCCCGTATTTCCTGCGCCAGAAGGAGAGCCCCGGTGTTCCAGATAGAGGTCGACCGTCAGCACGCCATCGTGGACTTCATCCTCGACGGCTACATCCGCGTGGAGGAGATGCAGCGCTTCGTGGCGGAGCTGCGAGGCGCCACGGACTCGCTGGCGGGGCAGGACATCAAAATCAAGGCGGACGTGAGGACCTTCAAGCCGGCGTCGCCGGAGGCGGCGGACATGATTCGCCGCGTGCAGGAGTACGGCCTGCGCTCGGGCGTGGTGCGCGTGGCGGAGCTGGTGGAGAGCCAGATTGTGGCGCTCCAGCTCAACCGGATTGCGCGCGAGAGTCACACGGACAAGATTTTGAGGCGCTTCTGGCAGGAGGCCTCGGCGCGCCAGTGGCTCATCCACGGCGACGAGGACATGGGGATGCACCCGGGCGTGTGAGGGCTAGTTGATTTCGACCACGCCGCCCTTGATGCGGTGGGTGCCGGAGGCGCGGGACTCCAGGTAGGTGCCCTTCACGATGACCTTGCCGTTGCGGCGCAGGGTGATGCTGGCCTCGCCGCACTTGAGGACGACTTCGTCCTGGCCCTCGATGACCACGCGCTTGCCGTCCACGTGCGCGTCCATGGGGGGACGGGCGGCCTCCGGCGGGCTCTCCAGCAGGGCGTCCAGGAGCGGGGTGGGGCTCGGCTCGTGGATGAGGCCCATGATGAAGGGCTGGGTGGGGTCTCCATTCTCGAAGAGGAGGACCACCTTCTGGTGCTTGGAGACGGCTTCCTTGAGCCCGCGCGCGTCGAGCACCAGCGCCAGCCGGGCCGGCACGGGGCCCGCGGTATTGCCCGGGAAGTCGACGAGCGGCGCCCCGGACGCGTCGAGCCCGGCCAGGTGGCCCGCGCGGCTCCCGAGGATGGTCTCCCTCGGCGGCGCTCCGTCGGGGACCGGCTGGCTGTGAGGGGGCGTGCTCATGGCGGACCTCGGTGCTGTGGAGGACTCGTGGAGGGTAGCGCACCGGGCCCCCGGTGACGAACCGGTGGGGCCGGGCAGCCTGCCCCCCCGGGTGCTTGTCCGCTGGCGGGGCATCCGCCACACTCCCGGGGGAAGCGTGGATCAGGAGGCGGCCATGGCCAACACCGTGGGTGTGAACAAGATGTCGGTGGTGACGAAGGACTCCAACGGCATCACCATCGCCTTCCCGGACGCGTGCAAGACGCCCACGCCCGGCGGCCCCGTCCCCATCCCCTATCCCAACATCGCCAAGTCCGCGGACACGGACGCCGCCGCCGAGGACGTGCTGGTGGAGGGCAATCCCGTCTGCGTGAAGGACTCCAACTTCAAGACGAGCGTGGGTGACGAGGCCGGCAGCGCGGGCGGCGTCGCGAGCGGCAAGACGAAGGGCAAGGCCGAGTTCGTCAACGTCTCCATGGACGTGAAGTTCGACGGCAAGTTCGCGGCGCGGGCCTTCGACCCGATGTTCCACAACGACAAGAACACGCCGCCGGCGCCGCTCATCCAGCCCCCCGTCGTCTCCATGGGGAAGGACGGGAAAATCGTCGTGCAGTGCCCCATCTGCGAGAAGGACGTCGAGAAGTAGGACGGGGCGCGGCGCGCGTCAGAGGGGGACGGAGGGGAAGGTGCTCACCTCGAAGGGCGCGTACTTCGACTGGCGCGCCAGCGAGGGGCACATGGGGTACTCGGGCTCGGTGGGGATGCCCGCCTGCTCCAGCAGGGCGAGCCACGCGAGTCCCTCCATGTAGATGGCGGACTGCGGGACGAACAGCTCGTCCGAGGCGGCGACGGACTCGCGCTTCATCTTCTTCAGCTTCGCGGTGCGCTCGTCGAGCAGGTCCGCGAAGGCCTGGGTGCAGCCGGGGATGTCCCGGGCCAGCAGGTGACGGCAGAGGTCGAACCGGGGCGACGGGCCGCCTTCCAGGACAGTCTCGAAGCGGTCGAGCAGGGCGCGCAGCTCCTCGGGCGGAGCGCCGAGCAGGTGGCGGTGCACGAAGTGGACGGCGAGGAAGTCGTCCTCGTACTCGACGCCCTCCATCCAGGTGGTGGGGGACGCGCGGGCGATGCGGCGGGCCAGCTCCCACTGGCGCGCGGCCAGCGCCGCGTGGAGGCCGCGGGCGTTGCTCGTCTTGAGCAGCTTGCGGGGCGGCTGCTCGAGCTGCGTGCCGTGCTCGAGGACCCAGAGCCGCGTCTGGGCGCTGCGGATGAGGTGGTGGAAGAAGGCGTCTACTTCCGCGTCCAGCAGCAGCTCGCAGATGCCCACGGCCTGGTAGTAGACGCAGGCGGAGTCGGCATCGGCCACCTGCTGCTCGGGGTCCTCGGTCTCCTCGGCCCCCTCGAGGTGGAAGTTCAGCAGGGTGACGAGCTCTCCACTGACCTCATCCAGCGATTCCATGGGTGGCCTCAGTTGGCGTGGTACTCGACAATCTCCGTGATGCCGAGGCCGCGAAAGCCCGCCTTCTTCATCTTCTCGACGAGGTCCCTGCGGATGAGCATGGCGCCCGAGATGCGCTTCAGGCGGAGAACCTGGAAGTCGTCGGGAATCTTCTCCTCGTGCACCGTGAGGTTGGAGATGTTCATCAACCGCTCGGGGTCCAGCGGATTCTCCTCGTATTTCGTCTTCTCCAGGTCGACGCAATCGATGAGCGGGAGCATGTTGACGACGAAGTAGCGCTCCTTGACCTCGCGGCCCTTGTGGTTGAGCAACTTCACCGGCAGGTACTCGACGTGCTGGACTCCCTCGGCCTCGAGGAAGGCCTTCACCTTCTCGTTGATGACGAAGTTTTGGTCCAGGTTCTCGAGCACGTCCTGCAGGGCCGTCTTGTCCGGCGCATAGTCGCTCATCTGGTATGCGGCATCCGGCGGAAAGCTCTCCTTCAGGGGGATGCCTTCGTGGATCTCGAAATCGTCGTCGTAGTTCCGCATATGCGAGAACTCGGCGGCGTCGCCTTCGGAGGTGGGCTCGATGAGGACGTATTTCGTCATGGGGGAGCTCAAGGTCGCGGGAGTCAGGCCTCATCCCGCGACTCCATGGGTGGCCTCAGTTGGCGTGGTACTCGACAATCTCTGCGATGCCGAGGCCGCGAAAGCCCGCCTTCTTCATCTTCTCGGCGAGGTCTCTGCGGATGAGCACGGCGCCCGAGACCTGCTTCAGGCGGAGGACCTGGAAGTCGGCGGGAATCTTCTCCTCCTGCACCGTGAGGTTGGAGATTCGCATCAACCGCTCGGGTTCCAGCGGATTGCGCCTGTACTTCGTCTTCTCCAGGTCGACGCAGTCGACGAGCGGGAGCATGTTGACGACGAAGTAGCGCTCCTTGACCTCGCGGTCCTTGTGGTTGATGACCTTCACCGGCAGGTACTCGACGTGCTGGACGCCCTCCGCTTCGAAGAAGGCCTTCACCTTCTCGTTGATGACGAGGTTGCGGTCCCGGTTGTCGAGCACATCGTGCAGGGCCGTCTTGTTTGGTGCCTCGTCGCTCATCCGGTACGAGGCATTCGACGGAAAGCTCTCCTTGAGGGGCATGCCTTCGTGGAGCTCGAAGCGGTCGTCGTAGTTCTGCATGTGCCAGAA comes from Pyxidicoccus parkwaysis and encodes:
- a CDS encoding DUF6484 domain-containing protein encodes the protein MSTPPHSQPVPDGAPPRETILGSRAGHLAGLDASGAPLVDFPGNTAGPVPARLALVLDARGLKEAVSKHQKVVLLFENGDPTQPFIMGLIHEPSPTPLLDALLESPPEAARPPMDAHVDGKRVVIEGQDEVVLKCGEASITLRRNGKVIVKGTYLESRASGTHRIKGGVVEIN
- a CDS encoding DUF4150 domain-containing protein, with product MANTVGVNKMSVVTKDSNGITIAFPDACKTPTPGGPVPIPYPNIAKSADTDAAAEDVLVEGNPVCVKDSNFKTSVGDEAGSAGGVASGKTKGKAEFVNVSMDVKFDGKFAARAFDPMFHNDKNTPPAPLIQPPVVSMGKDGKIVVQCPICEKDVEK
- a CDS encoding Imm49 family immunity protein; this encodes MESLDEVSGELVTLLNFHLEGAEETEDPEQQVADADSACVYYQAVGICELLLDAEVDAFFHHLIRSAQTRLWVLEHGTQLEQPPRKLLKTSNARGLHAALAARQWELARRIARASPTTWMEGVEYEDDFLAVHFVHRHLLGAPPEELRALLDRFETVLEGGPSPRFDLCRHLLARDIPGCTQAFADLLDERTAKLKKMKRESVAASDELFVPQSAIYMEGLAWLALLEQAGIPTEPEYPMCPSLARQSKYAPFEVSTFPSVPL
- a CDS encoding STAS/SEC14 domain-containing protein — translated: MFQIEVDRQHAIVDFILDGYIRVEEMQRFVAELRGATDSLAGQDIKIKADVRTFKPASPEAADMIRRVQEYGLRSGVVRVAELVESQIVALQLNRIARESHTDKILRRFWQEASARQWLIHGDEDMGMHPGV
- a CDS encoding imm11 family protein, with protein sequence MTKYVLIEPTSEGDAAEFSHMRNYDDDFEIHEGIPLKESFPPDAAYQMSDYAPDKTALQDVLENLDQNFVINEKVKAFLEAEGVQHVEYLPVKLLNHKGREVKERYFVVNMLPLIDCVDLEKTKYEENPLDPERLMNISNLTVHEEKIPDDFQVLRLKRISGAMLIRRDLVEKMKKAGFRGLGITEIVEYHAN
- a CDS encoding imm11 family protein, coding for MTKYVLIEPTSEGDAAEFWHMQNYDDRFELHEGMPLKESFPSNASYRMSDEAPNKTALHDVLDNRDRNLVINEKVKAFFEAEGVQHVEYLPVKVINHKDREVKERYFVVNMLPLVDCVDLEKTKYRRNPLEPERLMRISNLTVQEEKIPADFQVLRLKQVSGAVLIRRDLAEKMKKAGFRGLGIAEIVEYHAN